The DNA region TTTGCAGGTCAGTTCCTGTTCAAGTTCTTTGGGATCTCTACAAACGGATTTCGTATAGCCGGTGGTGTTATAATCTTTAAAATCGGTTTTGATATGTTGCAAGCACGTTACACACAAATGAAATTAAAAGATGAAGAGATTAAAACTTATGCTGATGACATCTCCGTTACCCCTTTAGGAATTCCGATGCTTTGTGGTCCCGGTGCCATAGCAAATGCCATTGTGTTGATGCAGGATGCCCATACTATCCAAATGAAGGGTGTATTAATAGGAATGATCGCCTTTATCTACCTGATTACGTTTTTCATTCTGCGTGCCTCTACGCGGCTGGTAAAAGTGTTAGGGGAAACGGGAAATAATGTGATGATGCGCCTGATGGGACTTATTCTGATGGTAATTGCTGTGGAGTGTTTTGTGAGTGGGGCGAAACCGATATTGGTGGATATTTTGAAAGAAGGTCTGATATAAAACTGCCCCCAAATGTCTGGTTGGACATTCGGAGGCAGTTTTTATTATTTAAGATGTGTCCAGTTATCGTATGATTATCACCATGGATAATTTACGTTCCAGATAAATGCTACGGTCTGATACCAACCCAGACTGACACTGCTTCCACCTTCATCATAACCTACCAAGGCTTCGATTATATAGAGGTTGCCATCGTTTTCGAATGCACAGTTGTTCTTACCCGGTGTGTAGGCAAAGTAATAGTTGCCGTCGTCTGCACTCGCTTCACCCATTTTCTGAACCGTAGATGGGAATCCGACAGGTGTACCATTAGCGGCATTGACGATGAACTGGATATGGTGTCCCTTTTCCAAAGTCACTCCTGTTGCACCGGCTGCTGTTTCAGAATAATAGTAGGGACTTACCAGTCGGTACAAACCATTACCACCTTCTGCCTTTTCTATATCCACTTTTACACCATCACCTACCAAACCATTATCATCGATGGTTCCTGACCATGAAGTATAGAACTGAGCGCTACCGGCTGCTACCCAATTGTACAACTTGCTTAAATTAATTGTTGTGGTAGAATTACCTGATACAGAGGTGTTATCCTTTGCTATGGAAAGAGTCGCTTTATAAGAAACACCTACTTGAATGTCGCCTACTGCAATCGTATAAATGGCAGTATTACTACCATCTGCAAATGTTACCTCAGCTGGTCCGCTCAATGCAGGATCGTTAAATTTTGCATCTACGGCAATGGTCGATGCACCTACATTGGTACTGCGTGTCAGAGAAACCTTGATTTCGGTCAACGTTTCAGTACCTGCTACGGTATAGGTTTGTTCGCTCTGGTCGAACGTATATTTCACTTCGCTGTCTATCGGGGCTTTGTCCCAATAACCATCGGTGCTACAGCCGACAAACATGACAGCCGCTACCGACAGCGCTATGGATAGAATTGATTTATTGAAATTCATATAATGCTATTTTTACAGTTTGTTACCTATGTTCATTAGTTGTCTGTAACCGGAGACGGAATTGACGTTACCGGATTATTGTCTGATGCCGAGATCAATGAGTTACCTTGTTCTTCACTTTCAGGGATACGGTAGATCAAGGTGTTATCACCGGCCGGCACGTTAAATACATAAGCGGCAGGGAATCCGGCTCCACGACGATCGATACCTTTATTCAGTCGCAGAATGTCAAAATAAGAAAGGCCCTCACCCCAAAGTTCAATACGACGTTGCTGCCATACTGCATCCTGTACGGCTGTTGCACTGGAAGCGGTACAAACATAGGCAGGGTCACGATAATCATTTACAAATTTTTGTAAAGTAGCTGCGCCGGTTGAAGGATTTCCACCCATAGCTTGTGCTTCTGCCAAAATCAAGTGCATTTCTTCCACACGCATCAAAGGAATGTCGCTTGCGTTAGTGCTTTGAGCCATTACTCCCTTATAAGGACCGTATTTCATTTGAGTATAAGCGGGGCAACCATATTTCGTAGCTTGGGCTACTTGTGCTTCATTCAAGTTGTCAGAATGCTTATTGGCATCGAGCCACCATCCTTTACGAACGTCTGTATCGGGAATCTCGTTATACAATTTTTTGTTGATCATACGCCATGATCCTACTGAAGCGTATCCATAATTCAGTGATCCCATATGTGAAGGGAAATTCACAATACCGGAAGTTACTACACGGTCTGTTTCAGCGATTACAATGGCCCACATCCAAGAGTGGTCACTGCTTTCCGTAAAACCCGGAGCACTTGCTTCTTCGCGACTATAAGGAGTGCCACTGCCATCGATGGCTTTTTGAGCGTCTTCAGCTGCTGCTGTCCAATTTTGCATGGTCAGATTGACACGTGCACGCAAACCATAAGCCACTTCCTTACTGATGTAGCGCTTATCGGTACCACGGGTTTTGTCAGTATCCTCTAATAAAGATACAGCTTTGTTCAGGTCACTCATAATCTGATCATAGACTTCCTGCACAGTAGACCGGGCACAACCATTAGCTGCAGCCTCATTGGCATTCTCGTTTGTAATCAGAGGAACGCAAGGTTTGCTTTCATTTCCTTTATAAGTATGCTGATACATTTGGGCCAATATAAAATAGTCGAATGCGCGTATGGACAAAGCCTGTGCCAAGTAGTACTTCAGAGAGTTATCTTCTGTAGCCGGGTCGATGGTACTCACTACTCCATTGGCGGTATAGATCTGGTTGTACATCGTACGCCATAATATGTTTGTCGGACGATAGTTAAAGAAAAGATCTTCAAAAGTCATGGAACGGGTAAACCAGTTATAGTTTATGTCTAAACCAACCATATCTGTGCCGCGGCTATCCAAATTCAGCATAATTGAACCATAACCGAAGTCATCGTGTCCAAAAGAAGTAGGGATGGCATTGCCATATACACTGAACATGGCGGTGATACCCGTTACGCTTGCGGATACCATTTCTGGGTCGTTTTTAACAACTTCTTCTTTCTGGTCGCTTGTAATAACAGCTCCCAGGGGTTCGGTATCTAAATCATTACACCCCACAAGCAATACACTTGCAAGTGCCGATGCGAATATTTTAAATTTTATATCTTTCATTGTTATTCTGCTTTATAGTTAGTATAGTTTAGAACGTTAATTTCACTCCTGCCGAAATACTGCGTAATGCACCATACGTAGAGGTGGTAGATGATACATAACCTTGACGTGGGTCTAATCCCTTACGTGCAGCGAACAATGCAACATTGTCGGCAGCACCATAAACTCTAAGTGATTCTATTCCCAAATTGCGTATGATTCTTTTCGGCAATGTATAACCTAAAGTAATATTGTTTATAGATAAGTAGTTTGAAGAAACAATCCAGCGGTCCGAGCTTGAACCTGCATCATAGTTCTCGGTTGCACACAAGCGGGGAACATCTGTATTCGGGTTCTCTGCCGTCCAGGCTTTGGCAATGTCCTTATGCCAGTTGTAACCGGCATTATTGTTGCTACCACCATGCATCAAGTCTTGATAAGTATAATCCCACAGTTTACCACCCAGTTGATAAGAGAACTGGATAGAGAAGTCAAAACCGTAGAAATCCAAGCTGGTACCGAAACCGCCATAGACGGTTGGAAGCAAATCACCGGTAGCTTCTTTGCAATTAGAAGCGACAGCGTAATCGGCTGTTGTATAGGCGTTTCCTTCATCATCTTTTGCCCAGAACAAAGATTGTCCGGTAGTGGGGTCAACACCTGCATATTTCACAAGATAAAGTTGATACATAGATTCACCCTCGCGATAGATACGTGAACCGCTGATTAATTCGCCATTCAAGTCAGGATGCAGCTTATTTACTTTATTTTTCAGGAAAGTAGCATTACCAAAAATGTTCCACTTTAAATTATTAATATCAATCG from Bacteroides sp. MSB163 includes:
- a CDS encoding MarC family protein codes for the protein MDTILPFALLCFTSFFTLTNPLGTMPVFLTMTHGMTDKERQSVVSRATLVAFITIMVFTFAGQFLFKFFGISTNGFRIAGGVIIFKIGFDMLQARYTQMKLKDEEIKTYADDISVTPLGIPMLCGPGAIANAIVLMQDAHTIQMKGVLIGMIAFIYLITFFILRASTRLVKVLGETGNNVMMRLMGLILMVIAVECFVSGAKPILVDILKEGLI
- a CDS encoding RagB/SusD family nutrient uptake outer membrane protein, producing the protein MKDIKFKIFASALASVLLVGCNDLDTEPLGAVITSDQKEEVVKNDPEMVSASVTGITAMFSVYGNAIPTSFGHDDFGYGSIMLNLDSRGTDMVGLDINYNWFTRSMTFEDLFFNYRPTNILWRTMYNQIYTANGVVSTIDPATEDNSLKYYLAQALSIRAFDYFILAQMYQHTYKGNESKPCVPLITNENANEAAANGCARSTVQEVYDQIMSDLNKAVSLLEDTDKTRGTDKRYISKEVAYGLRARVNLTMQNWTAAAEDAQKAIDGSGTPYSREEASAPGFTESSDHSWMWAIVIAETDRVVTSGIVNFPSHMGSLNYGYASVGSWRMINKKLYNEIPDTDVRKGWWLDANKHSDNLNEAQVAQATKYGCPAYTQMKYGPYKGVMAQSTNASDIPLMRVEEMHLILAEAQAMGGNPSTGAATLQKFVNDYRDPAYVCTASSATAVQDAVWQQRRIELWGEGLSYFDILRLNKGIDRRGAGFPAAYVFNVPAGDNTLIYRIPESEEQGNSLISASDNNPVTSIPSPVTDN